In the genome of Paenarthrobacter ilicis, the window CAACTTTCCTGGGGACTACTGCCAACAGGATCCTGCGCGCACTTCCCGTTCCCATGATCGTGGTTCCCCGCGATTACACGCGTCAAATCTCCTAGCAATCGCCTGAGAGGCAAAACCCATGTCTACTGCACCAAAGACGGTCCAGTCGAAAGAAACAGCGGCCCTGAGTGAAAAGGGGCTGAAAGCCGGATCGGTGGGCTTGATCGGCGCCGTCGTGATCGGTGTTTCCTGCATTGCACCCGCTTATACCCTCACTGCGGCCCTGGGCCCCACAGTCTCCGAAGTGGGTGTCCACCTTCCGGCCATCTTCCTGGTGGGCTTCATTCCCATGTTGCTGGTGGCGCTGGGTTACCGCGAACTCAACAACGCCATGCCCGACGCCGGTACCTCCTTCACCTGGGCAACGCGCGCCTTTGGCCCGTGGATCGGGTGGATGGGCGGTTGGGGACTGATCGCTGCAACGATCATTGTGTTGTCCAACTTGGCGGCCGTGGCGGTGGACTTCTTCTACCTGATGCTCGGCCAGTTGTTCAGCAACCCCGAGCTCGCGTCGCTCAGCAAGGTCCTGCCGCTCAACATCGCCACCACGTTGGTGTTCATTGCCCTGGCATGTTGGATCTCGTACCGCGGCATGGAAACCACCAAAGGCGTCCAGTACGTACTGGTGGCCTTCCAACTGCTGGTCCTTGGCTGGTTTGCCGTGTCCGCGTTCATCCATGTGGCCAACGGGACCGCATTCGATGCCACCGCCATTTCGCCCGACTGGTTCAATCCCTTTGCCGTTGATTCGTTCTCTTCCTTTGCTGCAGGAGTCTCGCTCTCCATCTTCATTTACTGGGGTTGGGACGTCACGCTCACCATGAACGAGGAAACCAAGAACCCGGAGAAGACTCCCGGACGCGCCGCGACCATCACTGTGTTGGTCATTGTGGTCATCTACATGACCGTTGCGCTGGCCACACTCTCCTTCGCAGGCGTGGGCGACGCGGGCCTGGGTGCCGGAAACCCGGAGAACCAGTCCAGCATCTTCGCCGTCCTGGCAGGTCCGGTCATGGGTCCGTTCGCCATCCTGATGTCCCTGGCCATCCTCAGCAGCTCCGCAGCATCCCTGCAGTCCACCTTTGTTTCGCCGGCCAGGACCATGTTGGCCATGGGACATTACCGTGCACTCTCGCCGCGCTTTGGCAGGATCAGCCCCACGTACAAGTCGCCCAGCTTCGCCACGATCGCGGCTGCCATAGCGGCTGCGGCGTTCTACGTGATCACCCGGACCGTTTCCGAGAACGCCTTGTGGGACACCATCACCGCCTTGGGCATGATGATCTGCTTCTACTACGGCATCACTGCATTGGCCTGCGTATGGTTCTTCCGGGCTACCGCCTTCCGCAGCGTCCGGGCGTTCTTCTTCAGCTTCCTGGCGCCGCTGGTGGGCGGGGTCATCCTGTTGGTCATGTTCGTCAAGACGGCAATCGACTCCATGGACCCCGGGTACGGCTCAGGTTCCTCCGTTGGCGGGGTTGGCCTGGTGTTCGTACTGGGCATGGGCGTCATCCTGCTGGGCGTCGCCATCATGCTGGTGATGTACCGGGTACGGTCCGAGTTCTTCAAAGGCAAGGTGCTGGGCAGGGCCTAGCTGGTCACCTGGCGCGGGACGCCGGCGGCACGTTCCGCTGCCGCGAGGGCATTGGAGAGGTGCTCCACGGCATCTCCGTAGTCGGTTCCGGCAGTCACCCGGCAATGCTCGGCGTGACGCATGGCGCGGGTCAGGGCGGCGGTCTCCGCTGCCCTGACGTCAGTCATTGCCGGGAAATCAATGGTTTGCGCGGGGTCCAGTTCGTACTGCTGCCATTGCCGGACCAGGCTCTGGTGGCGGGCCACGTCCTCGGAAAAACCGGCACGACGGCGGGGCTCGGCTGCGTGCTGACGCTCCACTTTGCGGATGGTGGCCAGGGTTGCCGCCGAGGTGGCCACGGCGCCCATGACCATGATCAGGCCGGCTGGCCCCCAGTGCACCGCCGGGACCAGGACTGCCGGAAGGATCACTACGGAGCCTCCGAAGAGGTCCCAGAAAATTGCATCCGGTTCGTCCCCTGGGCCACGGGTCAATTTCCCATGCAGGGAGTAGGTGGTGGCTGCAGTCGCGAGGACCAGAGCCAACCCCCAGAGAAGCATCATGACGGGCATCGGACCACCTCCTGGTGGGATCTCCTTGCTGTCCTTCCAGTATGGGCCAGCCGCACGCCGGTGGCGAGGGGCAGGTGGGGATGGGGGAATCCTGGACCTATTGACCCCGATCAACCGCCAGGAACCGTTGGGCCAGGTGCGCGAATGCATCCGCCAGGCCTGCCGGCTCTGCGCGATGGATCGGCGCGTCGAAGCGGGCAAGGGAAGCGGCCAACGCCACCCAGGACCACGAGCCCATGGTTACCCGGCACGTGTCCTTCTCCAATTCCTCCACGCTGCCTTCGCCGATGAACGGAGCAGCCAGGGACGCTGCCATCCCAAGGACGGCGCTTCCCTCACACGGCCAGGAGGCAGACGAACCGGCGGATCCGCGGAAACGTCCTGACAGGTATTGCTGGACATCTCCGCCGGGCAGCGACCGCGGGTGGAATGTGGGTCCAGTGGGAATCTTCGGAACCATCCGGTCCGCCCGGAACACACGCCAATCATCCACGTCCAGATCCCAGCCCACCACATACCAGCGGGCGTTGCGGAACACCAGGTGATGCGGTTCGATCCTCCTCCGGGATGGTTTGGAGTCGGACTCTTTGCCCGCCTGAACGTACTCGAAGCGCAGTACCTCCTGTGCCCTGACGGCAGTGCTGAGGGCAACCAGGACGTCGGAGGCCACCCCCGGCTCCGATGGTGGAGCGGTGGAGAAGGAGATGCTGTCCACGCGATGACGGAGCCGTGACGGCATGACTTGCCGGACGGTATGCAGCGCCCGCAACGCTGGCTCGGGATCGCTCAGTCCGGCGGCCCAGGACGCTTGAAGGGCCACAGCCAGGGCGACGGCTTGCTCGTCGTCGAACAGCAGTGGCGGGAGCTCGGAGCCGGCGTCCAGGCGGTAGCCGCCGTCCGGCCCTTTGAACGCGAGGACGCGGTACCCCAGCTCCCTGAGCCGATCAACATCGCGGCGGAGGGTGCGGTCACTGACGTCCAACCGGTCGGCAAGGACCCCGCCAGGCCAATCGCGCCGGGTTTGGAGTAGGGAGAGCAGTGCCAACATGCGGGCCGAAGGTGTTGCCATATTTCCAGTCTCCTCGAAATAGCGGACAGAATCTGACCGCTACTCCTGTGAAGCTGTTCGTGGCGCTGGCAACCACGCCACCCGTACAAGGAGAAACACATGCCGATCACCATCACCCCCCACCTCAACTTCCGGGGCACAGCACGCAAGGCGCTCGAGCTGTACCGCGAGGCCTTTGGAGGCGAACTCTCCGTCATCACCTACGCCGATATGGGCAACGCCAACACGGACACGGCGGACCATGTGGTGTGGGGACAAGTAGAGGCCGGAAATGGGTTCCGGATCATGGCCCACGACGTTTACCCGCACTTGCCGTGGCATCAGGGGCAAAACCCGTTCTACGTTTCCGTGCGGGGGACCAGCGATGCCGAGCTTCAGGGGTATTGGGACAAGCTGGCCACTGGAGGCTCGATCATCCAGCCTCTGGGACCATCCCAGTGGGCCCCCCTTTACGGCCAACTCACTGACGCCTTTGGCGTCACCTGGGTGCTGGACCTTGAAGCCGCCTACACCCCGGCCTGACCCTGCTTCCCGGCGGCTCCCCGGCGTAGCCTTTGTCCATGAGACTGAAAATGCTGAGCATCCACGTCAAGGACCCTGCGCTGGCCCACGCCTTCTACACGGGGACCCTGGGCTTCGACACCTTGATGGCCATGCCCGAGTACAACCTTTTCATCATCAAGGACCCAGGGGCTGGGGACGATTCACCGGGACTGTTGCTTGAACCCAGCGACAACCCGATCGGCTCCGACTACATGAATGCGGTGTACCAAGCAGGGATGCCTGCCCTGGTCCTTGGGGTACCGGACGTGCGGGCAGAGTACGATCGCCTGCTTGCCGCCGGAGTGGCCTTCAAAAGCGAGCCGGCGGAGGACCCGTCCGGCATCAGCGCGGTGTTCGACGACGGCTGCGGAAACTACGTCCAACTCCACCAGGACTGAACTGCTTCGGCGTAAAAATGAAATGGCTGTGGCCGGGACATACGTCCCGGCCACAGCTTTTTGATGCCTATGTGCCCTAGAACCCTACGCGTGGTTGCGCTTGGTGCCCTTGGGGGCCTCGCGCTTGGCGGCCGCGTTTTCACGGGCCTCCTTCGTGGCGGCCTTCTTGTGTGCTTCATCTTTCACGCGCTGGGCTTCGCTGCGAACAGCGGCGTGGGTGGCGCGCTCGGTGACCAGCCACTGCGGGGGAGCTTGCAGCAGCTCGGCGATCTGCGCCGTCGTGAGTGCGTCTTCCACTCCACCGCGGGCCAGGCCGCTGATGGAGATGTTCAGCTTCTGCGCCACCACCGGACGCGGGTGCGGGCCGTTGCGGCGCAGTTCGGCCAACCACTCCGGCGGGTTGGCCTGAAGCTCGGCGAATTCATCGCGGGAGATGGATGAATCCTGGAACTCCTGGGGTGTTGCGGGCAGGTAGATGCCGAGTTTCTTGGCAACTGTTGCCGGCTTCATGGACTGGGAGTTGGAGGACGTCATGCTTCAAGGGTATCTGGCCGGTACTGTGAGTGTGTGCCAGCCGCTGAAGAATCCCCCGAAACAATTGAGCCGCTCCCCAACCTCCGCTTCGCCTATGTTGCAGGTGTGACGCCCGGGAAGTGGATCCGCCGGTGGGAAGAGCGGATGCCCACGGTTCCGTTGGTCTCCTTCATGTCCGACGACGACGCCCAGGTTTCGGTACTGCGCGACGGTTCCGCAGACCTCAGCTTTGTCCGGTTGCCCGTGGAACGCGACGGCCTGAACGTCATCCCGCTCTACGAGGAGCAACCTGTGGTGGTGGCCCCCAAGGGCCACGAAATCTCCGTGTTCGAGGAAGTCGCGCTGGACGATTTGTCCGAGGAGAACTTCCTGGACATCGACGAAATGGGTGGGCCGGACATGGCCCTCCAGGTGGTTGCATCCGGTGCCGGGCTGGCGATCCTTCCGATGTCCGTGGCGCGTCACCTGAATGCTAAAGACACTGTCATGCGTCGCCTGACCGGGGCTCCCACCACGCAGATCGGCTTGGCGTGGCTGGAGGGTTCGGACAGCCCCATCATTGAAGAGTTCATTGGAATCGTCCGGGGACGGACGGCGCAGAGTTCGCGCCAACCATCAGCCCAACAGGAGAAGCCCAAGAAGGCGCCCAAGCCCGATCGTCGTGGCGGCGGCCCAAAGAAGCCCGCGGTCGCGCAGCGCTACGCCCCCAATCCGGACAAGGGTCGCGGCAAGGGTTCGCGGAAGAAGGGCAAGCGCTGACTATTCGCCGTGGATGGTGGTTTGCTGCTGCTCTGAACGGTTGAGGTACGCGAGGAGCAAATCCGCCGCACGGTCCAGTTGACCCGTTTCCAAGGCTGCGCAGATCTGCTCATTCTCCGTGAGCCAGTCGCTGTAGAAGTGCGCGTTCATGGTGGCTTTGTGGAAGTAGAGCCGCATCTCGGCCAGGATCTGCGCCATGATCGTGTTCAACCGGTTGCTCTCGGCCAGGGCCACGATTGCACCGTGGAAGTGCTGGTTGGCGCTTCCCAACCCCTCGTTGTCGTTGCTCGCAGCAGCCTGCTTGCCTTCCTCGACGGCGGCCCTGACGGCGGCTACGCGCTCGGGTGAACCGCCGGCGCGGATGGAACTGACCTCGATTGCCCGGCGAACCGTGTAGACGTCGTGGATGTCGCCTGCTTCAAGAGTGGCCACAAAGACGCCCTTATTGGGCTGGCGGAGGAGTAGGCGTTCACCGGCCAGTTCGGCGAAAGCTTCGCGGACGGTGTTCCGGGAAACGCCCAGGTCCTCGGCAATGGTGGCTTCGGTGAGCTTGGCCCCCGGGACCAGGAATCCTTCGGCCAATTGGTAGCGCAGCTCCTCCGCGACTCTCTCGGCTACGGACGGAACTTTCATCCGCACCCTGGCCCGCGCACCGTCAAAGCCAGCGTGTTCGCTTTTTTCCTGATCTGCACTGGCCATGCCTCAAAATTACACGATTGCCGAAAACTAGGATCGCTGGATTGTTGAACAATCCAGCAGATTGATGCATCCTAGATGTAACGCGCATCACGAGGCAGGGATCACACTCATGGCAATCATTGACTTGAACAGCGACGTCGGAGAGTCTTTCGGCCGGTGGACACTTGGCGATGATTCGGCCATGTTCCGCTCCGTCTCCAGCGCAAACGTGGCCTGTGGATTTCACGCTGGCGACCCCAGCGTCATCCGCAACACCTGCGAAAAGGCGGTTGAGGCCGGCGTCGTTATCGGAGCGCATGTGGGCTACCGTGATCTGGCGGGATTCGGCAGGCGCTTCATGGACATCGATCCCGTGGAGCTGGCTGACGATGTTGTGTACCAGATCGGTGCCTTGCAAGCCTTGGCTGCCGTGTCCGGCGCCAAGGTCCACTACGTCAAGCCGCACGGCGGCCTCTACAACGCGATCGTGAAGCACACCGCCCAGGCACGCGCCGTCGTCGAGGCTGTGAAATCGGTTGACCCCAACCTTCCGATCCTTGGCCTCCCCGGCTCCGAGGTCCTGCGCCTCGCTGAGGAAGCCGGCCTTCGGGGCGTTTCCGAAGCATTCGCGGACCGTGCTTACAACCCGGACGGCACGCTGGTTTCCCGCTCACAACCGGGGGCCGTTCTTCATGACCCCTCAGAAGTGGCCCAGCACGTCCTGCGCATGGCTACCGAACAGTCCGTCAGGACCATTGACGGTTCCATCCTGAAAATCCGCGCAGAGAGCATCTGCGTGCATGGTGACTCACCCGGAGCCGTGGCAATGGCTACCGCAGTGAAGTCCGCTCTGGGCGACGCCGGCGTAACTGTCGGCTCGTTCCTCTAGTCCCATCCCAGACACCGCACCACCCCTCATCCCCCCGGAGGACATCATGACCAGCACCAACAATGCAGCCAAGGCAGTGACAAGGAAGCCACCGCCCGGCGCGCTCAAGGCGTACATTGCCAGCCTCACCGGTACCTCGCTGGAGTACTACGACTTCGCGATCTACTCGGTGGCCTCGGCCCTCGTGTTTCCCAAGATCTTTTTCCCCGGCAATGACGAGTTCGTGGCGTTGCTCCTCTCATTCTCAGCATTTGCGGTTGGTTACTTGGCCCGGCCGATTGGTGGCGTGATCTTTGGTCGCCTCGGAGACAAGATTGGCCGTAAGTACGTCCTGGTCTTCACGCTCGTCCTGATCGGCGTCGCTACGGTCCTCATCGGCGCGCTGCCTGACTACTCAGTGATCGGTGTCGCGGCGCCCACCATCCTGGTGCTCCTGCGTTTGGCGCAGGGCATTGGCGTTGGTGGCGAATGGGGCGGTGCAGTGCTGCTGTCCAGCGAATTCGGCGACCCCAACAAGCGCGGCTTCTGGTCTTCCGCGGCCCAGATCGGCCCGCCCGCCGGCAACCTCATGGCCAACGGTGTCCTCGCCATTCTCGCCGCTTCCCTCAGCGAACAAGCCTTCCTGTCTTGGGGCTGGCGCGTAGCCTTCCTGGCCTCCGCACTTCTGGTGGGCTTCGGCCTGATCATCCGGCTGAAGCTTGAAGAAACCCCCGTATTCAAGGCCATCCAGGCCCAAGGCGACCGTCCCAAGGCTCCCATCAAGGAAGTCTTCACCACGCAACCCAAGGCGTTGGTGGCCGCGGCTCTCTCCCGTGTTTGCCCTGACATCCTGTACGCACTGTTTACGGTGTTCGTGGCTGTTTATGCCACCAAGGAACTGGGCATGACCACCGGCAACGTGCTGTCCGCCATCTTGATCGGCTCCGCATTCCAGCTCTTCCTCATCCCCGCGGCCGGTGCGCTGACGGACCGTTTCAACCGTCGCTGGGTCTACGGCATCGCCGCAGCTGCAACAGCGGCTTACATTCCCCTGTTCTTCCTCATGATCCAGGGCAAGTCCGTTGCCATGCTGACAGTCGGCACCGTGATTGGCCTGGCACTCCACGCCTTCATGTACGGCCCCCAGGCCGCCTTCATCACGGAGCAGTTCCCTGCCCGCCTGCGGTATGCGGGCAGCTCGCTGGCCTACACCCTGGCCGGTGTCGTTGGCGGAGCCATTGCACCCATCATCTTCACGGCGCTCTACGGCGCAGCCGGTGGCGGTTGGTACCTGATCGCCGTCTACATCCTGGTGGCCGCTGTTGTCACCATCGTCGGCATGCTCCTCGGCCGCGACCCCGAGCCGGAAGAAGACGTCCGACTGATGCAGGGGACGCACGCTCAGCCGGCGACGTAACGAAAAATGGAAACCGTGATGCACACAGCTACAGCCAAGAGGGTTCGCTCCGTCAGGCCCGTCGGCACCCGCGCCGTGCTGGCCGAACTGGACGGCCTGCAGGATGTCCTCGCGCTGCAGGACATGCTCAACAAGTCTCCGCTGCCCGGGCAGGTGGACGTACTTGCCGCCGCGGAAACGGTGATGGTGGTGGGTGAATCTGCCGCTGCCACCCGCGCCATTGGCGCCCGCCTTCTTGAGTTGGAGCTTTTGCCCCGTGAAGCCACCGGCTCAGGCCTGGTGGTCATAGATACGGTGTACGACGGCGAAGACCTCGCCGATGTCGCTGAATTGACCCGACTGAGCGTCGAAGGCGTTGTTGCTGCCCACACCGGCCAGATTTGGACGGTTGCCTTCGCTGGCTTCGCGCCCGGATTTGGGTACATGGTGGGAGAGAACGAGGCCCTCACGGTTCCTCGCCGTTCTTCCCCGCGTACAGCAGTTCCCGCTGGGTCCGTGGCCCTCGGTGGTCAGTACTCGGCCGTCTACCCTCGCCGTTCGCCGGGCGGGTGGCAGTTGATAGGCCGGACCGGGGCCCGGATGTGGGACTTGGACCGCGCGCAGCCGGCGCTGGTTCGCCCGGGTGATCGTGTGCAATACCGGGCCATCCGCGAGGTCGTGAACGCCACGGCAGCCGTTGACCAGGAGCCTGGAAAGGAACCCCACCAAGGACCTGGCCTCTTTGTTGTGTCCCCGGGAGCACAGAGTTTGATCCAGGATTTGGGGCGCCGCGGCTACGGCCCGTTGGGGGTCTCCGCTGCAGGCGCACTGGACCGGGCATCGCTCCGGCGGGCCAACCGGCTGGTAGGAAACCACGCTGCCGCCGCAGCCATCGAGTCCGTCAGCGGTGGGCTGGCACTGGAAGCGGTGGAGGACCAGGTGATTGCCGTGACCGGTGCGCCGGCAACGCTGACGGTCCAACCGCCGTCGTGGACGGATTCCGACGGCGACACCCGGCAAGGTGCCCCGAGGACAGTTCCCATGGCCACCCCGTTCGCCCTGCTTGACGGTGAGGTCCTCACGGTGGGCCCGCCTGCCTCAGGCTTCCGGAATTACGTGGCCATCCGCGGCGGAGTGGATGTCCCGGAGGTCCTGGGCAGCAGGTCCACCGACACCATGTCCGGGATCGGACCAAAGCCCTTGGCCGCCGGCACGGTGCTGCCCCGGGGCGCGGCCACGGCCTCCACAGCCGTGGGCAGCCCCGAACTGCAGCCTGAGTTTCCAGGCGCCGGAGTAACCGAAGTGGAGGTGGTTCCCGGGCCTCGTGCCGACTGGTTCGACCCATCAGCCATGGAGTCCCTGACCAGCCAGGACTGGGTGGTGACACCCCAATCAAATCGCGTGGGGCTACGCCTGGACGGGATGCCGCTGGAGCGGACCCGTGACGGTGAGCTCCCCAGCGAAGGAACCATGGCCGGAGCGCTGCAGATACCGCCCGCCGGACTTCCTGTCCTCTTCCTGGCGGACCACCCCATCACGGGCGGCTACCCGGTGATTGGCGTGGTGCGGGATGAACACCTGGACCGGGTGGCGCAGGTCCCCATCGGCGGGCGGATCCGGTTCCGCCTTTCCCCGGAATTCAACAAGACCAAAGAAGTGAGTGAAGATGCATAAGGTCCTGATCGCCAACCGCGGCGAAATTGCTGTGCGCGTGGCCCGAGCCTGCCATGACGCCGGTATCTCCTCAGTGGCCGTCTATGCGGACATCGACGCCGATGCCCTGCACGTCGGTGCCGCGGATGAGGCCTACAGTTTGGGCGGAAACAGCCCAGCGGACACGTACCTGAACATCGGAAAACTGCTCGATGTTGCGGCCCGCTCCGGTGCTGACTCGGTCCATCCCGGGTATGGCTTCCTCTCCGAGAATGCGGACTTTGCCCAGGCTGTCATCGACGCCGGGCTGGAGTGGATCGGTCCCTCGCCCGAGTCGATCCGCCAGTTGGGCAACAAGATCACCGCACGGGAGATTGCCGTGCGGGCCGGGGCGCCCTTGGTGGCGGGCAGTGATGGTCCCGTGGAGTCTGCGGCTGAAGCGCGTGCCTTCGCCGAGGAGCACGGGCTCCCCATGGCCATCAAGGCCGCCTTTGGAGGCGGCGGCCGCGGCCTCAAGGTGGTCCGTGAACTCGCCGAGGTAGAGGAAGCTTTTGATTCCGCCGTCCGTGAGGCAGTGGTGGCCTTCGGCAGGGGCGAATGCTTTGTGGAGCAGTACTTGGACCGGCCACGGCACGTGGAGGCCCAGATCATTGCCGACACCCACGGCAATGTTGTGGTGGTGGGCACCCGCGACTGCTCCCTGCAGCGGCGCCACCAAAAGCTGGTGGAAGAGGCCCCCGCACCTTTCCTGAGCGGCGAACAGCAGCAGAAGATCTACGACGGCGCCAAAGCGATCATCCGCGAGGCCGGCTACTACGGTGCCGGAACAGTGGAGTTCCTGGTCTCTGCTGACGGTGCCGTGGCGTTCCTGGAGGTCAACACCCGGCTTCAGGTTGAACACCCCATCACGGAAGAGACGGCAGGCATTGACCTGGTGCAGGAACAACTCCGCATAGCTGCCGGGTTGCCCCTGAGTATTTCCACGGACCCTTCTCCCCGCGGACATTCCTTTGAGTTCCGGCTCAACGCCGAGGATGTGGGGCGCGGATTCCTGCCTTCCCCGGGAACGGTTGAATCCTTCGAGGGACCCACCGGCCCTGGAATTCGGCTGGACTCCGGGGTGCGCAGTGGTTCCGTGGTGCCGCCACAATTCGATTCGCTGCTGGCCAAGCTGGTGGTTACCGGGGCCGACAGGCAGCAGGCGCTTCGCCGTGCGCGCCGCGCGCTCGCCGACATGAAGATCACCGGCGTGGCCACCGTACTTCCGTTCCACCGGGCCGTTCTGGAGTCCAGTGACTTCACGTCCGCCACCGATCTCCGGGTGCACACCCGGTGGATCGAAACCGACTTCGCTGACAAGATCCCGGTGGACCCGGACTACAGCCACTCGGCTCCTGCGGGCAGCAGGCGAACCATCACCGTGGACCTGGACGGCAAGCGGCTGGCCGTAGGACTGCCCGCGGACCTGCTGGACGGTTGGGCACGCTCCGGGCAGGGGCTGCCGCCTGCATCCCTGACCGATGCGCCGGGTTCTGTCATCCCCGGCGGCGACTCACCAGCTGAGTCGGCCCTGGTGTCCACCATGGCCGGCACCGTGGTGAAGTGGCTGGTGGAACCCGGAGGGACGGTCAAGAACGGAGATCCGCTGGTGGTGCTGGAGGCCATGAAGATGGAGACGCAACTGACTGCCCACCGCGCCGGGACGCTCGCAGACGTAGCCGCTGCGCCCGGGGAAGTGGTGACCGCCGGCGCCGTGCTGGCCCATATTGAGTAGTGCCGCTATTGAGTAGTCCCGCTATTCCGTTGCCGGACCGCTATTCCGTCGCGGCCCGGCAACGTAACTGCGGCCCGGCAACGTAACTGCGGGCTGGCAACGAAATTACGAGCCGGTGGCGTGATCAGAGCTACGACGTAACAGGAACGCCCAGCACGGTGTCCAGCAACGTATTGCTGAACTTCCCCGACGGATCATGTGCCCGGACCAAAGCCCGGAAATCGTCGAACCGCGGGTAAAGCGCCGCAAAGTTGTACTGGGCGGGAGTGAACAGCTTGCCCCAGTGCGGCCGTGCGCTGAATGGGCGCAGCGCCTCCTCCAACTCGGGAAGCACGGCTTCCACGTCCTCCTGGCGCGGCTTCCACGTGAAGTGCAGGGCGACACTTTGCTGCTGGTAGAACGGGCTGAGCCAAAACTCGTCGGCAGCAATGGTGCGGATCTCGGATACAAAGAGCAGGGGCGCGATCTTGTCTGCGATCGCACGGACCGCTTGAAGGGCTGCGGGTGCTTGGTCCAGGGGCAACAGGAACTCGCTCTGAAGCTCCTCGCCGTTGCTGGGAGTGAATTCGTGGCGGAAATGGGGCAAACGATCCAGCCATTTACCTGAAACATCCAGCTGTTCCGTGCAGTTTTCGGCCGACATGTCCGGAAGTGGGTGCAAAGCCGCTGTTGCCGGTGTGGCCCCGAACAGGTCAACCAGCGGCGCTTCTGTGTCAAGGGCCTTGAACCACACCTGCGGGATGGTGTCACCGGTGTAGTCCGTAAAGAAGCTCACGCTGTAGGCACTGGCTGCAATGGTGTGGAAGTTGGCCAGGGCGCCTTCCCAGGACAAGTTGGTGAGCACGCGCTGGCGGACTTCAAAGCTGGGACGGACAGAGAGCTCAAGTCCCGTGACGATGCCCAGTGCTCCCACGCCCACCACGCTGGCGTGGAAATCGGCGTCGTCCGCGGTCAAGGTGACCAACTCGCCTGAAGCGCGTACCAAGTCAATAGCGACGACGGCGGCAGCCAAGGAGGGGTTGTTGACGCCACTGCCGTGGGTGCCGGTCTGGATGGCGCCGGCCACGGAGATGTGGGGAAGGGAGGCCAGGTTGTGGATGGCATAACCCCGTTCCTCGAGGGCGCGTCCCAGGGCTCCGTAACTGATGCCGCCGCTGACGCGGACCGTGGACTTCTCCTTGTTGAGGATCACTTCCTGGGGTAGTCCATCCAGCAGGATGTGTGTGCCATCGGTGTCTGCAACGGTGTTGAAGGAGTGGCGGGAACCCAGCGCTTTGATCCTTGAAGCGCTGGCCACGAGTTCCTGAAGCTCCGCCACGGTGGTTGGACGGTGCACTTCCGCGGAAGAGTACTCGAGATTTCCTGCCCAGTTCTTCATTGAAGGATCTTCCCCTAGGAATTAGTAAGTGCCTTAATTGTTCACGGCCTTAACTAAATTAGTCAAGGGGTGTCCGCAGGCGGTCCGGGAGCTCACCTGCGGCCTGGTGTCAGTCCTTCAACGGGCGGCGGGCCAGCCAAGCGGCAACGATCGCGCCGGAGATGTTGTGCCACAGGGAGAAGACGGCGGACGGCAGTGCTGCCAGCGGGCTGAAGTGCGCGGTTGCCAGCGTGGCAGCCAGCCCCGAGTTCTGCATGCCGACTTCGAAAGCCAAGGCGCGGCGGGCTTTGTCATCCAGCCTTCCCAGCTTGCCGGCGAGGTACCCCAGGCCCAGGCCGAAGCCGTTGTGGAGGACCACGGCCAGGAACACAATCGCCCCCGCTGCCACGATCTTGCTGGCACTGCCGGCCACCACGATTGCCACGATCAGGGAAATCACCACAGCAGATGCCCAGGGCAGG includes:
- a CDS encoding acetyl/propionyl/methylcrotonyl-CoA carboxylase subunit alpha; the protein is MHKVLIANRGEIAVRVARACHDAGISSVAVYADIDADALHVGAADEAYSLGGNSPADTYLNIGKLLDVAARSGADSVHPGYGFLSENADFAQAVIDAGLEWIGPSPESIRQLGNKITAREIAVRAGAPLVAGSDGPVESAAEARAFAEEHGLPMAIKAAFGGGGRGLKVVRELAEVEEAFDSAVREAVVAFGRGECFVEQYLDRPRHVEAQIIADTHGNVVVVGTRDCSLQRRHQKLVEEAPAPFLSGEQQQKIYDGAKAIIREAGYYGAGTVEFLVSADGAVAFLEVNTRLQVEHPITEETAGIDLVQEQLRIAAGLPLSISTDPSPRGHSFEFRLNAEDVGRGFLPSPGTVESFEGPTGPGIRLDSGVRSGSVVPPQFDSLLAKLVVTGADRQQALRRARRALADMKITGVATVLPFHRAVLESSDFTSATDLRVHTRWIETDFADKIPVDPDYSHSAPAGSRRTITVDLDGKRLAVGLPADLLDGWARSGQGLPPASLTDAPGSVIPGGDSPAESALVSTMAGTVVKWLVEPGGTVKNGDPLVVLEAMKMETQLTAHRAGTLADVAAAPGEVVTAGAVLAHIE
- a CDS encoding 5-oxoprolinase/urea amidolyase family protein, which encodes METVMHTATAKRVRSVRPVGTRAVLAELDGLQDVLALQDMLNKSPLPGQVDVLAAAETVMVVGESAAATRAIGARLLELELLPREATGSGLVVIDTVYDGEDLADVAELTRLSVEGVVAAHTGQIWTVAFAGFAPGFGYMVGENEALTVPRRSSPRTAVPAGSVALGGQYSAVYPRRSPGGWQLIGRTGARMWDLDRAQPALVRPGDRVQYRAIREVVNATAAVDQEPGKEPHQGPGLFVVSPGAQSLIQDLGRRGYGPLGVSAAGALDRASLRRANRLVGNHAAAAAIESVSGGLALEAVEDQVIAVTGAPATLTVQPPSWTDSDGDTRQGAPRTVPMATPFALLDGEVLTVGPPASGFRNYVAIRGGVDVPEVLGSRSTDTMSGIGPKPLAAGTVLPRGAATASTAVGSPELQPEFPGAGVTEVEVVPGPRADWFDPSAMESLTSQDWVVTPQSNRVGLRLDGMPLERTRDGELPSEGTMAGALQIPPAGLPVLFLADHPITGGYPVIGVVRDEHLDRVAQVPIGGRIRFRLSPEFNKTKEVSEDA
- a CDS encoding D-arabinono-1,4-lactone oxidase codes for the protein MKNWAGNLEYSSAEVHRPTTVAELQELVASASRIKALGSRHSFNTVADTDGTHILLDGLPQEVILNKEKSTVRVSGGISYGALGRALEERGYAIHNLASLPHISVAGAIQTGTHGSGVNNPSLAAAVVAIDLVRASGELVTLTADDADFHASVVGVGALGIVTGLELSVRPSFEVRQRVLTNLSWEGALANFHTIAASAYSVSFFTDYTGDTIPQVWFKALDTEAPLVDLFGATPATAALHPLPDMSAENCTEQLDVSGKWLDRLPHFRHEFTPSNGEELQSEFLLPLDQAPAALQAVRAIADKIAPLLFVSEIRTIAADEFWLSPFYQQQSVALHFTWKPRQEDVEAVLPELEEALRPFSARPHWGKLFTPAQYNFAALYPRFDDFRALVRAHDPSGKFSNTLLDTVLGVPVTS
- a CDS encoding MFS transporter, whose product is MTSTNNAAKAVTRKPPPGALKAYIASLTGTSLEYYDFAIYSVASALVFPKIFFPGNDEFVALLLSFSAFAVGYLARPIGGVIFGRLGDKIGRKYVLVFTLVLIGVATVLIGALPDYSVIGVAAPTILVLLRLAQGIGVGGEWGGAVLLSSEFGDPNKRGFWSSAAQIGPPAGNLMANGVLAILAASLSEQAFLSWGWRVAFLASALLVGFGLIIRLKLEETPVFKAIQAQGDRPKAPIKEVFTTQPKALVAAALSRVCPDILYALFTVFVAVYATKELGMTTGNVLSAILIGSAFQLFLIPAAGALTDRFNRRWVYGIAAAATAAYIPLFFLMIQGKSVAMLTVGTVIGLALHAFMYGPQAAFITEQFPARLRYAGSSLAYTLAGVVGGAIAPIIFTALYGAAGGGWYLIAVYILVAAVVTIVGMLLGRDPEPEEDVRLMQGTHAQPAT